One window of Streptomyces sp. FIT100 genomic DNA carries:
- a CDS encoding ThuA domain-containing protein encodes MRLPGRRAAGTGLAVAAAALTALGPSAVADADAADTAYEVLVFSRTAGFRHDSIPAGIQAVRDLGSAHNFTVTATEDPAAFTPSNLAGYEAVVFLNTTGDVLNDTQQGAFESYIRGGGGFVGVHAAADTEYSWPFYGQLVGAWFDSHPAIQQATVKVQDRAHPATSHLGQNWPRTDEWYNYRTNPRSTAHVLSTLDESSYSGGTMGADHPHTWCKTYERGRSFYTGSGHTQESYADSAFRAQLLGGIRYTAGQAAADCRPENGYTTLYNGSTTGWSQTGPGSFTNTDATLTTAGGLGLLWYSAQEFTSYSLKLDWMMPGDDNSGVFIGFPASSDPWSAVDNGYEIQIDATDTPDRTTGAVYGFASADLAARDGALNPPGEWNTYELLVEGEHLQVFLNGVKINDFTNTDPARSLQQGHIGLQNHGSGDDVRFRNVRIKALTGPITGLAGKCVDVRDAATADGTPVQLYTCNGTAAQKWSRVGQTFRAFGKCLDIAGGATANRSLVQLYTCNGTGAQRWEVSTNGTLRNPQSGRCLDVPGGNSADGTQLAIYDCVPTSPNEQWKLPF; translated from the coding sequence ATGAGACTCCCGGGACGACGAGCGGCGGGCACGGGCCTTGCGGTGGCCGCGGCGGCGCTGACCGCCCTCGGCCCGTCGGCGGTCGCCGACGCGGATGCCGCCGACACCGCGTACGAGGTGCTGGTCTTCAGCCGGACGGCCGGCTTCCGGCACGATTCCATCCCCGCCGGAATCCAGGCGGTGAGGGACCTGGGCTCGGCCCACAACTTCACCGTCACGGCCACCGAGGACCCGGCCGCCTTCACCCCGTCCAACCTCGCGGGCTACGAGGCGGTGGTGTTCCTCAACACCACCGGCGATGTGCTGAACGACACCCAGCAGGGCGCCTTCGAGTCGTACATCCGCGGCGGCGGCGGTTTCGTGGGCGTGCACGCGGCCGCCGACACCGAGTACTCCTGGCCGTTCTACGGCCAGCTCGTCGGAGCCTGGTTCGACTCCCACCCGGCGATCCAGCAGGCCACCGTCAAGGTCCAGGACCGCGCGCACCCGGCCACCTCGCACCTCGGCCAGAACTGGCCGCGCACCGACGAGTGGTACAACTACCGCACCAATCCGCGCTCCACGGCCCATGTGCTCAGCACACTCGACGAGTCCTCGTACAGCGGCGGCACCATGGGGGCGGACCACCCGCACACCTGGTGCAAGACTTACGAGCGCGGCCGGTCCTTCTACACCGGCAGCGGCCACACCCAGGAGTCCTACGCCGACAGCGCCTTCCGCGCCCAACTGCTCGGCGGCATCCGGTACACCGCCGGTCAGGCCGCCGCCGACTGCCGGCCCGAGAACGGCTACACCACGCTCTACAACGGCTCCACGACCGGCTGGTCGCAGACCGGCCCCGGATCCTTCACCAACACCGACGCCACACTGACCACGGCCGGTGGACTCGGCCTCCTCTGGTACAGCGCCCAGGAGTTCACCTCCTACTCCCTGAAGCTGGACTGGATGATGCCCGGAGACGACAACTCGGGCGTCTTCATCGGCTTCCCGGCCAGTTCCGATCCCTGGTCGGCCGTGGACAACGGCTACGAGATCCAGATCGACGCGACCGACACGCCCGACCGGACCACCGGCGCGGTCTACGGATTCGCGTCGGCGGACCTCGCCGCCCGGGACGGTGCGCTGAATCCGCCCGGCGAGTGGAACACCTACGAACTGCTCGTGGAGGGCGAACATCTGCAGGTGTTCCTGAACGGGGTGAAGATCAACGACTTCACCAACACCGACCCCGCGCGCTCCCTGCAACAGGGTCACATCGGACTGCAGAACCACGGCAGCGGCGACGACGTGCGCTTCCGCAACGTCCGGATCAAGGCCCTGACGGGTCCGATCACCGGTCTGGCGGGCAAGTGCGTCGATGTCCGTGACGCGGCCACGGCGGACGGGACTCCGGTCCAGCTGTATACCTGCAACGGGACCGCCGCCCAGAAGTGGAGCCGGGTCGGTCAGACCTTCCGGGCATTCGGCAAGTGTCTGGACATCGCGGGTGGTGCCACTGCCAACCGTTCGCTGGTGCAGCTGTACACGTGCAACGGTACGGGTGCGCAGAGGTGGGAGGTCTCCACCAACGGCACCCTGCGTAATCCGCAGTCCGGCCGGTGTCTGGACGTGCCGGGCGGCAATTCCGCCGACGGTACCCAACTGGCCATCTACGACTGCGTCCCCACATCCCCCAACGAACAGTGGAAACTGCCCTTCTGA
- a CDS encoding PQQ-dependent sugar dehydrogenase, producing the protein MSAPSRSRIRRRRLKAVGSALVFLAAAAVMSVVPQTAAQAHEPVDPADFQQVQMARGEASMGEPMSLAVLPDNSVLHTSRDGRLRRTDTSGTTAVIGTLPVYAHDEEGLQGVGVDPAFSTNRAVYLYYAPPLSTPAGDAPFDGTDWSAWQGESRLSRFTLNTDWTLNTASEKVVLRVPADRGICCHVGGDIDFDSAGNLYLSTGDDSNPFQSDGFAPLDERTGRNPAFDAQRTSANTNDLRGKILRIKVNADGKYSIPSGNLFAPGTARTRPEIYAMGFRNPFRMSVDKGNGTVYVGDYGPDAGSASASRGPGGQVEFNRITAPGNYGWPYCTGTNTTAETYTEYTFPSGPAGAKYNCTGGPANNSVRNTGLATLPAAKTSWIRYGGEAGSPPEFGSGSESPMGGPVYRYDAGSASDVKFPQELDGHFFAGEFGRRWIKTIDVNADGSPGSIGAFPWTGTQVMDMAFGPNGALYVLDYGTGYFNGDANSALYRIEYVGGGNRSPLAKVSADRTSGPAPLAVSFSSAGSSDPEGAALSYSWDFGDGTTSTSANPGHTYSGNGQYTVVLTVRDPDGNTGTASLPVTVGNTAPTVTVKLPVNGTLFSYGDSVPYEITVSDPEDGTIDCAKVKMTYVLGHDSHGHAITSKNGCTGAITVPVDGEHDDAANIFGVWDAEYTDKGAGGQPALTTHAQSVTQPRHRQAEHFSSSSGIDVISKAAGQGGKTVGNIHNGDWIAFTPYALGDAKRFTARVSSGGTGGTLEVRAGSATGTLLGAATVPVTGSWETFATVTATLSGAPAGTTTLYLVFKGSGSAALYDVDSFDLGQPGPITGLAGKCVDVRDAATADGTAVQLYTCNGTAAQKWSRVGPSFQAFGKCLDIAGGATANRSLVQLYTCNGTGAQRWEVSTNGTLRNPQSGRCLDVPGGNSADGTQLAIYDCVPTSPNEQWVIS; encoded by the coding sequence ATGTCCGCTCCCAGCAGATCCCGTATACGAAGGCGCCGCCTGAAGGCTGTCGGGTCGGCCCTGGTGTTCTTGGCCGCCGCGGCCGTGATGTCGGTCGTTCCGCAGACCGCCGCGCAGGCCCACGAGCCCGTCGACCCCGCAGACTTCCAGCAGGTCCAGATGGCGCGCGGCGAGGCGTCCATGGGCGAACCCATGTCGCTCGCGGTGCTGCCCGACAACTCGGTGCTGCACACCTCGCGCGACGGCAGACTGCGGCGCACCGACACCTCGGGCACCACCGCGGTGATCGGCACCCTGCCCGTGTACGCCCATGACGAGGAGGGACTGCAGGGCGTAGGCGTCGACCCCGCCTTCTCCACCAACCGGGCGGTCTATCTCTACTACGCGCCGCCGCTCTCCACCCCGGCGGGCGACGCCCCCTTCGACGGGACCGACTGGTCGGCGTGGCAGGGCGAGAGCCGGCTCTCCCGGTTCACCCTCAACACCGACTGGACGCTCAACACCGCCAGCGAGAAGGTCGTCCTCAGGGTCCCGGCCGACCGCGGCATCTGCTGCCACGTGGGCGGTGACATCGACTTCGACTCCGCGGGCAACCTCTACCTCTCCACCGGCGACGACTCCAACCCGTTCCAGTCCGACGGATTCGCCCCGCTCGACGAACGCACGGGCCGCAACCCGGCCTTCGACGCGCAGCGCACCTCGGCCAACACCAACGACCTGCGCGGCAAGATCCTGCGGATCAAGGTGAACGCGGACGGTAAGTACTCCATACCCTCGGGCAATCTCTTCGCGCCCGGCACCGCCCGCACCAGGCCCGAGATCTACGCCATGGGCTTCCGCAACCCGTTCCGGATGAGCGTGGACAAGGGGAACGGCACCGTCTACGTCGGCGACTACGGCCCCGACGCCGGCTCCGCCTCGGCAAGCCGCGGCCCGGGCGGCCAGGTCGAGTTCAACCGGATCACGGCGCCGGGCAACTACGGCTGGCCCTACTGCACCGGTACGAACACGACGGCCGAGACCTACACCGAGTACACCTTCCCGTCCGGCCCCGCCGGTGCCAAGTACAACTGCACCGGTGGACCGGCCAACAACTCCGTCCGCAACACCGGCCTGGCCACGCTGCCCGCCGCCAAGACCTCGTGGATCCGCTACGGCGGTGAGGCGGGCAGCCCTCCGGAGTTCGGATCGGGTTCGGAGTCGCCGATGGGCGGCCCGGTCTACCGGTACGACGCGGGCAGCGCCTCGGACGTCAAGTTCCCGCAGGAGCTCGACGGCCATTTCTTCGCCGGTGAGTTCGGCCGCCGCTGGATCAAGACGATCGACGTCAACGCCGACGGCAGCCCCGGCAGCATCGGCGCCTTCCCCTGGACGGGCACCCAGGTGATGGACATGGCCTTCGGTCCCAACGGCGCGCTCTACGTCCTCGACTACGGCACGGGCTACTTCAACGGCGACGCCAACTCGGCGCTCTACCGCATCGAGTACGTCGGCGGCGGCAACCGCTCGCCCCTCGCGAAGGTCTCGGCCGACAGGACCTCCGGCCCGGCCCCCCTCGCGGTGTCCTTCTCCTCGGCCGGCTCCTCCGACCCCGAGGGCGCAGCCCTCAGCTACTCCTGGGACTTCGGCGACGGCACCACCTCGACCTCGGCCAACCCCGGCCACACCTACAGCGGCAACGGCCAGTACACCGTGGTCCTCACCGTCCGCGACCCCGACGGCAACACCGGCACGGCGAGCCTGCCGGTCACGGTCGGCAACACCGCCCCCACGGTCACGGTGAAGCTGCCGGTCAACGGCACGCTCTTCTCCTACGGCGACAGCGTGCCGTACGAGATCACCGTCTCCGACCCCGAGGACGGCACGATCGACTGCGCGAAGGTCAAGATGACCTACGTGCTGGGACACGACAGCCACGGCCATGCGATCACCTCGAAGAACGGCTGCACGGGCGCCATCACCGTGCCGGTCGACGGTGAGCACGACGACGCGGCGAACATCTTCGGAGTCTGGGACGCCGAGTACACCGACAAGGGCGCAGGCGGTCAGCCTGCGCTCACCACGCACGCACAGAGCGTCACACAGCCCCGCCACCGCCAGGCCGAGCACTTCTCCTCGTCCTCCGGCATCGACGTCATCAGCAAGGCCGCGGGCCAGGGCGGAAAGACCGTCGGCAACATCCACAACGGCGACTGGATCGCCTTCACCCCGTACGCACTGGGCGATGCGAAGCGGTTCACCGCCCGGGTCTCCTCGGGAGGGACCGGCGGCACACTGGAGGTGCGGGCCGGGTCCGCCACCGGCACGCTGCTCGGTGCGGCCACCGTTCCGGTGACCGGATCCTGGGAGACGTTCGCCACGGTCACGGCCACGCTGAGCGGCGCACCCGCCGGCACGACCACGCTGTACCTGGTCTTCAAGGGCAGCGGCTCGGCGGCGCTGTACGACGTCGACAGCTTCGACCTCGGGCAGCCGGGTCCGATCACGGGTCTGGCGGGCAAGTGCGTCGATGTCCGTGACGCGGCCACGGCGGACGGGACTGCGGTCCAGCTGTACACCTGCAATGGGACTGCCGCCCAGAAGTGGAGCCGGGTCGGGCCGAGCTTCCAGGCGTTCGGCAAGTGTCTGGACATCGCGGGTGGTGCCACTGCCAACCGTTCGCTGGTGCAGCTGTACACGTGCAACGGTACGGGTGCGCAGAGGTGGGAGGTCTCCACCAACGGCACTCTGCGTAATCCGCAGTCCGGCCGGTGTCTGGACGTGCCGGGCGGCAACTCCGCCGACGGTACCCAACTGGCCATCTACGACTGCGTGCCCACATCCCCCAACGAGCAGTGGGTGATCTCATGA
- a CDS encoding DUF5133 domain-containing protein — translation MPDLKALRSLLARYADLRIAAPKNEESRIALHDVTCTLCGMTATGTIEEALEKADELLHSAATATSVPPPSTDSTAPVPRPDDDEVTLVA, via the coding sequence ATGCCGGACCTCAAGGCGCTGCGGAGTCTCCTGGCGCGCTACGCGGACCTGCGCATTGCCGCACCGAAGAACGAGGAGAGCCGTATCGCTCTCCATGACGTGACCTGCACGTTGTGTGGGATGACAGCCACCGGCACCATCGAGGAAGCGCTCGAGAAGGCCGACGAGCTCCTCCACAGCGCGGCGACCGCGACGTCGGTGCCCCCGCCCTCGACGGACTCCACCGCACCCGTGCCGCGCCCGGACGACGACGAGGTCACCCTGGTCGCCTGA
- a CDS encoding pyridoxamine 5'-phosphate oxidase family protein, which produces MNSTQSSGSAGERRLQELLSTTDQAGTFYERQVQPRLTPQMADFIGRQTMAFLSTADAAGACDVTFRAGPPGFVTVLDDRTLTYPEYRGNGVLASAGNIAENPHIGLLFVDFTHDHIGLHVNGTARLHRDEEQRRAHPHLPVDSAPGRRPELWVHITVEEAYVHCSKHIPHLEPAPRPRPQADRPKDADYFAPRSPLPPAQCEGAWTPTPADPLPDRT; this is translated from the coding sequence GTGAACTCCACCCAGTCCTCCGGCTCCGCAGGCGAACGCCGGCTGCAGGAGCTGCTCAGCACGACCGACCAGGCCGGCACCTTCTACGAGCGTCAGGTGCAGCCCCGCCTCACCCCGCAGATGGCCGATTTCATCGGACGGCAGACCATGGCGTTCCTGTCCACGGCGGACGCCGCCGGGGCCTGCGACGTCACCTTCCGCGCCGGCCCCCCGGGCTTCGTCACCGTCCTGGACGACCGCACGCTCACCTACCCCGAGTACCGCGGCAACGGCGTGCTCGCCAGCGCGGGGAACATCGCCGAGAACCCGCACATCGGCCTGCTCTTCGTCGACTTCACCCATGACCACATCGGCCTGCACGTCAACGGCACGGCGCGGCTGCACCGGGACGAGGAGCAGCGACGGGCCCACCCCCACCTGCCCGTGGACTCCGCTCCGGGCAGACGGCCCGAACTGTGGGTGCACATCACGGTGGAGGAGGCGTACGTGCACTGCTCCAAGCACATACCGCACCTGGAGCCCGCGCCGCGCCCGCGCCCGCAGGCCGACCGGCCGAAGGACGCCGACTACTTCGCCCCACGCTCCCCGCTCCCGCCCGCGCAGTGCGAGGGGGCGTGGACACCGACGCCCGCCGACCCGCTGCCGGACCGGACCTGA
- a CDS encoding YihY/virulence factor BrkB family protein — MQGDPTRTGPSRRTGAALGAVPSRDELLMSLRRTPLSVWNEDVTDWAAALTYYAVLALIPLLLVTVSLTGIADASQTGSLIERAAGLVPPQARPVLEGALRGTAGRHSEAWAVALVGSLGSLWSASSYLAVFRRALHAMHGVKDRRSAWRTVPRVVAMACALLVALVSSALVLTLSGDFAAALLGALGLGGAAAATWDVLKWPLLLCLAATMVLVLFRSGPAPARGGLQRVLGGGLAVVLWLTASVAFAAYTAHVGTYDRLYGPLAGFIVFLVWLWVSNLALLTGAQFNAELARARARARARWPGQVRSGSGSAGVGVHAPSHCAGGSGERGAK, encoded by the coding sequence ATGCAAGGTGACCCCACGCGCACCGGACCATCGCGGCGCACCGGCGCCGCCCTCGGGGCGGTTCCCTCACGGGACGAGCTGCTCATGTCCCTGCGCCGGACGCCCTTGTCCGTGTGGAACGAGGACGTCACCGACTGGGCCGCGGCGCTCACGTACTACGCGGTCCTGGCGCTGATCCCCCTGCTGCTGGTCACCGTGTCGCTCACCGGGATCGCGGACGCCTCGCAGACCGGGTCCCTGATCGAGCGGGCGGCCGGGCTCGTACCGCCCCAGGCGCGTCCCGTGCTGGAAGGAGCGCTGCGAGGCACGGCCGGGCGCCACTCGGAGGCGTGGGCGGTCGCCTTGGTCGGCTCCCTGGGCTCGCTGTGGTCCGCCTCCAGCTATCTGGCGGTCTTCCGCCGCGCTCTGCACGCGATGCACGGGGTGAAGGACCGGCGCTCCGCCTGGCGGACGGTGCCACGTGTCGTCGCCATGGCCTGCGCGCTGCTCGTCGCCCTGGTCTCCAGCGCCCTCGTGCTCACGCTCAGCGGGGACTTCGCCGCCGCCCTCCTCGGGGCCCTGGGCCTCGGCGGCGCCGCGGCAGCCACCTGGGACGTGCTGAAGTGGCCGCTGCTCCTCTGCCTCGCGGCCACGATGGTGCTGGTGCTGTTCCGATCGGGACCCGCTCCGGCACGCGGGGGTCTGCAGCGGGTGCTCGGAGGCGGTCTGGCCGTCGTCCTGTGGCTCACCGCCTCCGTCGCCTTCGCGGCGTACACGGCGCATGTCGGCACCTACGACCGGCTGTACGGGCCGCTCGCCGGCTTCATCGTGTTCCTGGTCTGGCTGTGGGTGTCGAACCTCGCGCTGCTGACCGGTGCGCAGTTCAACGCCGAGCTCGCGAGGGCGAGGGCGCGGGCGCGGGCCCGGTGGCCCGGTCAGGTCCGGTCCGGCAGCGGGTCGGCGGGCGTCGGTGTCCACGCCCCCTCGCACTGCGCGGGCGGGAGCGGGGAGCGTGGGGCGAAGTAG
- a CDS encoding hydrophobic protein: MVPLLLVLLLALLLFGAGFALKALWWIAVIVLVVWLLGFVVRPPATGGRRSRWYRW; encoded by the coding sequence ATGGTTCCGTTGCTGCTTGTTCTGCTGCTCGCCCTGCTTCTTTTCGGCGCGGGTTTCGCACTCAAGGCACTCTGGTGGATCGCGGTCATCGTGCTGGTCGTGTGGCTGCTCGGATTCGTGGTCCGGCCGCCGGCGACCGGAGGCCGCCGCAGCCGCTGGTACCGCTGGTAG
- a CDS encoding CsbD family protein, translating to MSDAKRSARAQQAKGAVKEAVGRLMGNERMTADGRSARARGELREAAHKIRDAFRR from the coding sequence GTGAGCGACGCGAAGAGGTCAGCCCGTGCGCAGCAGGCGAAGGGCGCGGTGAAGGAAGCTGTCGGGAGGCTCATGGGCAACGAGCGGATGACGGCCGACGGCCGTTCCGCGCGGGCGCGGGGCGAACTGCGGGAAGCCGCCCACAAGATCCGGGACGCCTTCCGGCGATGA
- a CDS encoding glyoxalase superfamily protein, translating into MESDEEAIPVLRVADAATAVAWYERLGFAKQWEHRFEPGFPAFVEIARGEVKLFLSEHTGDARPDTLVYLSVRDVDAIAAEFGVAVTSAPWAREVELRDPDGNRLRVGTPVE; encoded by the coding sequence GTGGAGAGTGACGAGGAGGCGATCCCCGTCCTCCGGGTCGCCGACGCCGCCACGGCCGTCGCCTGGTACGAGCGCCTCGGGTTCGCGAAGCAGTGGGAGCACCGGTTCGAGCCGGGGTTCCCGGCCTTCGTCGAGATCGCGCGCGGTGAGGTGAAGCTGTTCCTGTCCGAGCACACGGGCGATGCCCGCCCGGACACGCTGGTCTACCTGAGTGTGCGCGACGTCGACGCGATCGCCGCCGAGTTCGGGGTGGCGGTGACCTCCGCTCCGTGGGCGCGTGAGGTCGAACTCCGCGACCCGGACGGCAACCGCCTGCGAGTGGGCACGCCGGTGGAGTGA
- a CDS encoding carbohydrate ABC transporter permease: MNTKESRAGKTARIAFLTLWLIFTVFPLYWIAITSFKPAGAIFTFPLAYWPEDFSLENYAGLFDKSQFGVYLTNSLIVATVAGTVATFVSMLSAYVLARFEFRSKTALLMAALVTQMIPAFIALGPLYLLMTDLQLVDNRFGLILVYIAVCIPFCTVMLRGFFENIPDTLEEAAMIDGCSRFGALFRVLLPVMRPGIIAAFIFNFVNCWNELFLSVTLMNSDDNKTVPTALNGFISSFNIDWGSMSAAAVLTILPTMVLFAIASRHIVQGLTAGAVKG; encoded by the coding sequence GTGAACACCAAGGAGTCCCGGGCCGGAAAGACCGCCAGGATCGCCTTCCTCACGCTCTGGCTGATCTTCACCGTCTTCCCGCTGTACTGGATCGCCATCACCTCGTTCAAACCCGCCGGCGCCATCTTCACCTTCCCCCTCGCGTACTGGCCCGAGGACTTCTCCCTGGAGAACTACGCCGGTCTCTTCGACAAGTCCCAGTTCGGCGTCTACCTCACCAACAGCCTGATCGTGGCCACGGTCGCCGGCACGGTCGCCACCTTCGTCTCGATGCTGTCGGCCTACGTGCTGGCACGCTTCGAGTTCCGCAGCAAGACCGCCCTGCTCATGGCCGCCCTCGTCACCCAGATGATCCCCGCCTTCATCGCGCTGGGACCGCTGTATCTGCTGATGACCGATCTGCAGCTGGTCGACAACCGGTTCGGGCTGATCCTCGTCTACATCGCGGTCTGCATACCGTTCTGCACGGTGATGCTCCGGGGCTTCTTCGAGAACATCCCCGACACCCTCGAAGAAGCCGCCATGATCGACGGCTGTTCACGCTTCGGCGCGCTGTTCCGGGTGCTGCTGCCGGTGATGCGGCCGGGGATCATCGCCGCCTTCATCTTCAACTTCGTGAACTGCTGGAACGAGCTCTTCCTCTCCGTCACGCTGATGAACAGCGACGACAACAAGACCGTTCCCACGGCGCTGAACGGCTTCATCTCCAGCTTCAACATCGACTGGGGTTCCATGTCCGCCGCGGCCGTCCTGACCATCCTGCCCACCATGGTGCTCTTCGCCATCGCCAGCAGGCACATCGTCCAAGGGCTCACGGCCGGCGCCGTCAAGGGCTGA
- a CDS encoding carbohydrate ABC transporter permease: MKAGTASPRHEQTHHPSRGAGGARPVRTAGGGRRKREFTTHRGLVICAFTAPAVIFVAVFTYYPMVAGSQMAFRHWNLADLTDKSFVGLGNFQAVFGDPLWGTVLSNTALWVVASIAPQLVIGFALALWLRRRFRFRGLYQALIFFPWAISGFLIGILFRWMFNSEFGVVNDLLMKAHLIDEPVAWLADPKTAMVAIIVANIWYGVTFFAIMILAALQSIPDEIYEAAALDGAGKARTLFRITIPYIRATLALTVLLRVIWIFNFPDIIFGTTGGGPNNETHIVTTWMINITQQGDYGKASALGLLVVAGLLLFSVFYLTATRERGAKS; the protein is encoded by the coding sequence ATGAAGGCGGGCACGGCTTCCCCACGGCACGAACAGACGCACCACCCCTCCCGCGGGGCGGGGGGTGCCCGTCCCGTCAGGACGGCCGGCGGCGGCCGGCGCAAGCGGGAGTTCACCACCCACCGCGGCCTGGTGATCTGCGCCTTCACGGCGCCGGCCGTCATCTTCGTGGCAGTGTTCACGTACTACCCGATGGTGGCCGGCAGCCAGATGGCCTTCCGGCACTGGAACCTGGCGGACCTCACGGACAAGTCGTTCGTCGGTCTCGGCAACTTCCAGGCGGTCTTCGGCGATCCGCTCTGGGGCACCGTGCTGAGCAACACCGCCCTGTGGGTGGTCGCCTCGATCGCGCCCCAGCTCGTCATCGGGTTCGCGCTGGCCCTGTGGCTGCGGCGCCGTTTCCGCTTCCGCGGGCTCTACCAGGCGCTGATCTTCTTCCCGTGGGCCATCTCCGGCTTCCTGATCGGCATCCTGTTCCGCTGGATGTTCAACAGCGAGTTCGGGGTCGTCAACGACCTGCTGATGAAGGCGCATCTGATCGACGAGCCGGTGGCCTGGCTCGCCGACCCGAAGACGGCCATGGTCGCCATCATCGTCGCCAACATCTGGTACGGCGTGACCTTCTTCGCGATCATGATCCTCGCCGCCCTGCAGTCGATCCCCGACGAGATCTACGAGGCGGCGGCGCTGGACGGTGCGGGCAAGGCCCGCACGCTGTTCCGGATCACGATCCCGTACATCCGGGCGACGCTGGCCCTGACGGTGCTGCTGCGCGTCATCTGGATCTTCAACTTCCCGGACATCATCTTCGGGACCACGGGCGGCGGCCCGAACAACGAGACGCACATCGTGACGACCTGGATGATCAACATCACCCAGCAGGGCGACTACGGAAAGGCGTCCGCCCTGGGCCTGCTGGTGGTCGCCGGGCTCCTGCTGTTCTCGGTCTTCTACCTCACGGCCACCCGAGAGAGGGGAGCGAAATCGTGA
- a CDS encoding sugar ABC transporter substrate-binding protein, whose translation MKRRNAVAALGLALTMTVTGCSAMGGGSSDGTVTLQMVESLTNPARTEVLKQLIADFEQQNPKIKVNLVSPPTGQADQKIQQMLQSGSGVDTLEVRDITVGSWSNNGWLHDMSTDLTSWPGWQALTDNAVKAAKDPEGRTYFVPYGFYGLSLFYRTDLTSQAGYAEPPGTWEELLEQASAIQDTGKRRYGYAFRGGPNANSNVTAVIEAYVADRIDPANGYRLADGSTIFAAPEAREALKTYFDLFEKGSPPSSVAWGYPEMVEGFSNGSTAFLLQDPEVIATLRESKAIKEDQWTTAPLLAGPGGKAVQPLATAGWGVAKGSKHKAEAVKLVEFLSEGEASTTFAKKNSLVPILKQAGEDSFYKTGPWASYVTMNQNPDTYLTVTQPRDVAWFTEWTQKADADVQKVLLGKMTQEQLLADWDAYWTAKWKNEKG comes from the coding sequence ATGAAACGCAGGAACGCAGTCGCCGCTCTCGGCCTCGCCCTCACCATGACCGTGACCGGTTGCTCCGCCATGGGCGGCGGCTCCAGCGACGGGACCGTCACACTGCAGATGGTCGAGAGCCTGACCAACCCCGCCCGTACGGAGGTCCTGAAGCAGCTCATCGCGGACTTCGAGCAGCAGAACCCGAAGATCAAGGTCAATCTGGTCTCGCCGCCGACCGGCCAGGCGGACCAGAAGATCCAGCAGATGCTGCAGTCCGGCAGCGGTGTCGACACGCTGGAGGTCCGGGACATCACCGTGGGCTCGTGGTCGAACAACGGCTGGCTCCACGACATGAGCACGGACCTCACGTCCTGGCCGGGCTGGCAAGCGCTGACGGACAACGCTGTCAAGGCCGCCAAGGACCCCGAGGGCAGGACGTATTTCGTGCCCTACGGCTTCTACGGACTGAGTCTGTTCTACCGGACCGACCTCACCAGCCAGGCCGGGTACGCCGAGCCGCCCGGCACCTGGGAGGAGCTGCTCGAACAGGCGAGCGCGATCCAGGACACGGGCAAGCGCCGCTACGGCTACGCCTTCCGGGGCGGCCCCAACGCGAACAGCAACGTCACGGCCGTCATCGAGGCGTACGTCGCCGACAGGATCGACCCGGCCAACGGGTACCGGCTGGCCGACGGCAGCACGATCTTCGCCGCACCGGAGGCGCGCGAGGCATTGAAGACGTACTTCGACCTGTTCGAGAAGGGCTCGCCGCCCTCCTCCGTCGCCTGGGGCTACCCGGAGATGGTCGAAGGGTTCTCCAACGGTTCCACGGCGTTCCTGCTCCAGGACCCGGAAGTGATCGCGACCCTGCGGGAGTCCAAGGCGATCAAGGAGGACCAGTGGACCACCGCGCCCCTGCTCGCCGGTCCGGGAGGGAAGGCCGTCCAGCCGCTGGCGACCGCCGGCTGGGGCGTGGCCAAGGGAAGCAAGCACAAGGCCGAGGCCGTCAAGCTCGTCGAGTTCCTGTCGGAGGGCGAGGCATCGACGACGTTCGCCAAGAAGAACAGCCTCGTACCGATCCTGAAGCAGGCCGGCGAGGACAGCTTCTACAAAACCGGGCCGTGGGCCAGCTACGTGACGATGAACCAGAACCCGGACACGTACCTCACCGTCACCCAGCCCCGTGATGTGGCCTGGTTCACCGAATGGACGCAGAAGGCCGACGCGGACGTCCAGAAGGTGCTGCTCGGCAAGATGACACAGGAGCAGCTGCTCGCCGACTGGGACGCGTACTGGACCGCCAAGTGGAAGAACGAGAAGGGCTGA